The following proteins are encoded in a genomic region of Fervidobacterium pennivorans DSM 9078:
- a CDS encoding CPBP family intramembrane glutamic endopeptidase, with protein MISSFLKFLVLISTISFFSKLLFKDEEIFTLIKKNLKLILYLTITIPFVFSILLFLNFLIPDTTKIFVKSNINFLPTNVQIAFLFRFFMGALYQEFFYRFVLYKNSRKFFGVFSSCLVVNLIFVGVHFSSFNVNQLFLKSFLRTAFEILIIGTLVTIIFESTKSLYLATLIHFLHNFFGAWYSQRFNFLIHSNLFNFISLQSWIEFFILLTIILIIKPIKIVFPAEKIRKNMTP; from the coding sequence ATGATAAGTTCATTTCTAAAATTTCTTGTGCTAATATCAACTATAAGTTTTTTCTCAAAACTTCTTTTCAAAGACGAAGAAATTTTCACGTTAATCAAAAAGAATTTAAAACTCATTCTCTACCTCACTATAACGATACCTTTTGTCTTTTCAATCTTATTATTTTTAAACTTTCTCATTCCAGATACTACAAAAATCTTTGTAAAATCAAATATAAATTTTTTGCCAACTAATGTTCAAATTGCTTTTCTTTTTCGCTTTTTTATGGGCGCTCTTTATCAAGAATTTTTTTATCGATTTGTATTGTATAAAAATTCAAGAAAGTTTTTCGGAGTTTTTTCGTCATGTTTAGTTGTTAATTTGATATTTGTTGGTGTTCATTTCTCTTCGTTTAATGTGAATCAATTGTTTTTGAAAAGTTTCCTGAGAACAGCCTTTGAAATCCTTATAATAGGTACATTAGTTACTATAATCTTCGAAAGCACAAAAAGCCTTTATTTAGCAACATTAATTCACTTTTTACATAACTTTTTTGGGGCTTGGTATTCGCAAAGGTTTAATTTTCTGATACATTCCAACTTATTCAATTTTATTTCACTGCAAAGTTGGATAGAGTTTTTTATATTACTCACAATTATTCTAATTATAAAACCAATAAAAATAGTTTTCCCAGCTGAGAAAATACGAAAAAATATGACTCCTTGA
- a CDS encoding cryptochrome/photolyase family protein: MFIYASDNVRELGGAKKWWLHKSLLSLIESLKSLGVKLIIRKGKDSSSVLKSLISEVHADSVYWNKRFDPLAKSRDENIKKELISSGINVECFDGFLLHNPNSFFTADGKPYGVFTPFWKKFQNEIVVSAPLPVPERLQGVEFDVHLERLEDLNLLPKIKWYAEMENFWSVSEQDAQKRLNWFISHALDGYGENRDRPDLDGTSLMSPYLASGLISPRQIWHSVVNSKKNGVSEGAEAFLRELAWREFSYHVLYHNPDMVNANLKKEFDAFPWRWDKTDDYVKWTKGLTGIPIIDAGMRQLWKTGWMHNRVRMIVASWLTKNLLIHWKIGEEWFWDTLVDADIANNVQGWQWTAGCGADAAPYFRIFNPVLQSKKFDPKGMYIRKWVPELAKLPDEYIHEPWNAPVYLLKMIGLELGKDYPLPMASIEETRKRALEAFEKIRRKNL; this comes from the coding sequence GTGTTTATTTATGCAAGTGATAATGTAAGAGAATTAGGTGGAGCAAAGAAATGGTGGTTACATAAGTCCCTTTTAAGTCTGATCGAAAGTTTGAAAAGTTTAGGAGTAAAATTGATTATCAGAAAAGGGAAAGATTCTTCATCTGTTTTGAAAAGTCTAATCAGTGAGGTACACGCCGATTCGGTTTATTGGAATAAACGTTTTGATCCATTGGCTAAATCAAGGGATGAGAATATAAAGAAAGAGTTGATTTCTTCTGGGATAAACGTCGAATGTTTTGACGGCTTTTTATTGCATAATCCAAATAGTTTCTTTACCGCCGATGGAAAGCCATACGGTGTTTTTACCCCATTCTGGAAGAAATTCCAAAACGAAATTGTTGTGTCAGCACCGTTACCTGTACCAGAGCGTTTGCAAGGTGTGGAGTTCGATGTTCATTTAGAGCGTTTAGAAGATTTGAACTTGTTACCGAAAATAAAGTGGTACGCTGAGATGGAAAATTTCTGGAGTGTTAGTGAGCAAGATGCACAGAAACGTCTAAATTGGTTTATCTCACATGCTTTGGATGGTTATGGAGAAAACAGGGATAGACCAGATTTAGATGGTACGTCCTTGATGTCTCCGTATCTTGCAAGTGGTTTGATTTCGCCAAGACAGATTTGGCATTCGGTTGTAAATAGTAAAAAGAATGGAGTTTCAGAAGGTGCGGAGGCTTTCTTGCGTGAATTGGCTTGGAGAGAGTTTTCTTACCATGTTCTTTATCACAATCCTGATATGGTAAATGCCAATTTGAAAAAGGAATTCGATGCTTTTCCTTGGAGATGGGATAAGACAGATGATTATGTGAAATGGACAAAGGGTTTGACTGGAATTCCGATAATCGATGCTGGTATGCGTCAGTTATGGAAAACAGGTTGGATGCACAACAGAGTGCGCATGATAGTGGCTTCTTGGTTGACGAAAAATCTTCTGATACATTGGAAAATTGGAGAAGAATGGTTTTGGGATACACTTGTGGATGCTGATATTGCTAACAACGTTCAAGGTTGGCAATGGACAGCTGGCTGTGGCGCTGATGCGGCACCGTATTTTAGGATATTCAATCCTGTTTTACAATCGAAAAAGTTTGATCCGAAGGGTATGTACATCAGAAAGTGGGTACCAGAACTTGCAAAACTTCCAGACGAATACATACATGAGCCATGGAATGCACCAGTGTATTTACTTAAAATGATAGGTTTAGAACTTGGAAAAGATTATCCGTTACCCATGGCTTCGATAGAAGAAACAAGAAAAAGGGCGTTGGAAGCTTTTGAAAAAATCAGGCGGAAGAACTTATAG
- a CDS encoding lysine exporter LysO family protein, whose product MAVLFLIGSVLVGLLIGRIAHFQLPAGSVEVVLYILVALVGLDLSKEKIEKRFFKDIVLVILSTILGTLLFAFVLSFFIPLKKLETLLAASGFGWYSLSAILISNSYSAYIGSISFFANVLRELIAIVISPFALKRSRYGTISVAGATSMDTLLGIIAMYSDRETALVSFGHGFIVSLLVPVFVNFFLKLLS is encoded by the coding sequence ATGGCAGTATTATTTCTTATTGGTTCTGTTTTAGTTGGGTTACTCATAGGTAGGATAGCGCATTTTCAACTTCCTGCCGGGTCTGTTGAAGTAGTTTTGTATATTCTTGTTGCACTCGTTGGTTTAGATTTGAGCAAAGAGAAAATAGAAAAAAGATTCTTTAAAGATATAGTTCTTGTGATCTTGTCAACAATTTTAGGAACGCTTCTTTTCGCATTTGTACTATCATTTTTCATTCCTCTCAAAAAACTTGAAACACTCCTTGCAGCATCCGGATTTGGTTGGTATAGTCTTTCGGCGATATTAATTTCGAATAGTTACAGTGCCTATATAGGTAGTATCTCGTTCTTTGCAAATGTTTTGAGAGAACTTATAGCCATAGTTATCTCCCCATTTGCACTAAAGCGCTCGCGCTATGGAACAATATCGGTTGCTGGTGCGACGTCCATGGACACACTCCTTGGGATTATTGCAATGTATAGCGATAGAGAAACAGCTTTGGTTTCCTTTGGACATGGTTTCATCGTTTCTTTACTAGTTCCGGTTTTTGTCAATTTCTTTTTGAAGTTGTTAAGCTAA
- a CDS encoding LysO family transporter, whose protein sequence is MIWWVLIVFFGGFFLGRFVKTDWIGKYKVILVLTMLLLFSLGLEIGSNDELFGKIDTILLYGLLIAFAGSLGSFIFGFLFEKTFGNTKPKSDEKR, encoded by the coding sequence ATGATATGGTGGGTACTGATAGTATTTTTTGGTGGTTTTTTCCTGGGAAGATTTGTAAAAACTGACTGGATAGGTAAATACAAAGTCATCCTTGTATTGACAATGCTACTATTATTTTCACTCGGTTTAGAAATTGGAAGCAACGATGAACTTTTCGGAAAAATCGATACAATACTGCTTTACGGGCTTTTGATAGCATTTGCTGGAAGTTTGGGAAGTTTCATCTTTGGCTTTCTCTTTGAAAAGACATTTGGAAATACAAAACCAAAAAGTGACGAGAAGCGATAA
- a CDS encoding GIY-YIG nuclease family protein yields MKGAYIFVLTLDSSVELNLRKNRWKLNPGTYAYIGSGMGSLEKRVERHFSVNKRVRWHIDYLTCYGKPLFAILIPSKEKIEEKISLAFQSYFRCVEGFGASDLKVKSNLYIIDDFQKFSEVVNYFLAQGDEKS; encoded by the coding sequence ATGAAGGGAGCCTATATTTTTGTGCTTACACTTGATAGCTCTGTTGAGCTAAACTTGAGAAAAAATCGTTGGAAATTAAATCCCGGCACATATGCGTACATCGGCTCAGGTATGGGAAGTCTTGAGAAGAGAGTAGAAAGGCATTTCTCGGTGAATAAGCGTGTGCGATGGCATATAGACTATCTAACTTGCTATGGAAAACCTCTTTTTGCGATATTGATTCCTTCAAAAGAAAAGATAGAAGAAAAGATTTCTTTAGCTTTCCAATCATACTTCAGGTGTGTTGAAGGATTCGGTGCTTCGGATTTGAAAGTGAAGTCTAACCTTTATATTATAGACGACTTTCAAAAATTTTCGGAGGTTGTAAATTATTTCCTTGCTCAAGGGGATGAAAAGTCATGA
- the asnS gene encoding asparagine--tRNA ligase encodes MEWVYIKDLKDYIDKEVELRGWVRRKRSSGKIMFIEFRDGTGFVQVVVEKSTVGDENFEKADKLRLESSLIVRGKVKKDERAPSGVEILATEVIPVQIPTEDFPIQKPDHSIDYLMEHRHLWLRAKRQFHIMRIRDAVIKAIRKFYWERDFIQIDTPIFTGAIGETAGNLFEVDYFDYGKVYLTQTGQLYLEAACMAFGKVYNLGPTFRAEKSKTRRHLIEFWMNEAEVAYYEHEDNVRLQEDLVYYIVQYVLNNAYDDLVAIGRDVSKLEKVQKPFPRMTYTEAVKFLQKQGFDIKWGDDFGGDEETVLAKQFDSPLFVTHYPRQAKAFYMQPDPENPEVVLCDDLLAPEGYGEIIGASQRIHDYDLLVERLKENNLPVEKYDWYLDLRKFGSVPHSGFGLGVERTIAWIAGLEHIREAIPFARTLYRVHP; translated from the coding sequence ATGGAATGGGTATACATAAAGGATTTGAAGGATTACATCGATAAAGAAGTTGAACTGCGAGGTTGGGTTAGAAGAAAAAGATCCAGTGGAAAGATAATGTTCATAGAATTTCGTGATGGAACAGGTTTTGTCCAAGTTGTTGTAGAAAAAAGTACAGTCGGTGATGAGAACTTTGAGAAGGCTGACAAGCTCAGATTAGAATCCTCACTTATAGTTAGGGGTAAAGTAAAAAAAGATGAAAGAGCACCAAGTGGAGTTGAAATCCTTGCCACAGAAGTTATTCCCGTTCAAATTCCTACGGAAGATTTCCCAATCCAAAAACCAGACCACAGTATTGACTACCTCATGGAGCATCGCCATCTCTGGCTCAGAGCAAAACGTCAGTTCCACATCATGAGAATAAGGGATGCTGTAATCAAGGCAATAAGGAAATTCTACTGGGAAAGAGACTTTATACAGATAGACACTCCTATCTTTACAGGTGCTATCGGTGAAACAGCAGGTAACTTATTTGAAGTAGATTACTTTGACTACGGTAAAGTTTACCTTACACAAACTGGTCAACTCTACTTGGAAGCCGCTTGTATGGCTTTTGGTAAAGTTTACAACCTTGGTCCAACCTTCAGGGCGGAGAAATCAAAAACAAGGAGACACCTTATTGAATTCTGGATGAACGAAGCAGAAGTTGCATATTACGAACATGAAGACAACGTAAGATTACAAGAAGATTTGGTTTACTACATTGTCCAATACGTGCTCAACAACGCATACGATGACCTTGTCGCAATTGGAAGAGATGTATCCAAACTTGAAAAGGTTCAAAAGCCATTCCCGAGAATGACCTACACAGAAGCTGTTAAATTCCTCCAAAAACAGGGTTTCGATATCAAATGGGGAGACGACTTTGGTGGAGATGAGGAAACAGTTTTGGCGAAACAATTCGACAGTCCTTTGTTTGTGACCCACTACCCAAGACAGGCAAAAGCGTTCTATATGCAACCTGATCCAGAAAACCCAGAAGTCGTTCTCTGCGATGACTTGCTTGCTCCGGAAGGATACGGAGAAATAATCGGTGCATCCCAGCGTATCCATGATTACGATTTGTTAGTCGAGAGGCTCAAAGAGAATAATCTGCCAGTCGAAAAGTACGACTGGTATCTTGACTTGAGGAAATTCGGCTCGGTCCCACACAGTGGATTTGGACTAGGTGTGGAAAGAACAATAGCTTGGATAGCAGGCTTAGAACACATAAGGGAAGCTATACCATTTGCAAGAACACTTTACAGAGTACATCCGTAA
- a CDS encoding deoxyribodipyrimidine photo-lyase, giving the protein MNNEIFCDFRRIRVLKQVESHFSQIKGPVVYWMQRDQRAFDNWALLYAQQLALKNNVGLLVVFNIVPSFLNAPFRHYDFMLQGLFQTKVFLEELNVPLVFTFGEPVREISKLIKEVNACALVTDFNPLKIVKNWKENLIRVLNIPVYEVDAHNIVPAFFVSQKQEYGAYTLRPKIKKYLKEFLTSFPAPKKMPVSNLEFEKLSVFNNFEEILKRLDVDGAVAPVNWLKPGFTEGMRLFEEFSRKKLKLYKDLRNDPTKDVTSNLSAYLHFGQIAPQRVALEIIQYERYYPESVADFLEELIVRRELADNFCLYNENYDSFDGFPEWAKKSLNAHRNDKREYIYSLEEFEKAKTHDDLWNAAQIEMVKKGKMHGYLRMYWAKKILEWTRSPEDALKFAIYLNDKYELDGRDPNGYTGIAWAIGGVHDRPWAERPIFGMVRYMSYEGCKRKFSIEKYIQYVENIKNA; this is encoded by the coding sequence ATGAATAACGAAATTTTTTGTGACTTTCGACGAATTCGGGTTTTAAAGCAAGTAGAAAGCCATTTTTCACAAATTAAAGGTCCCGTCGTTTATTGGATGCAAAGAGACCAAAGAGCTTTTGACAATTGGGCTTTGTTATACGCTCAGCAACTAGCTTTAAAAAACAACGTCGGATTGTTAGTGGTTTTCAACATCGTGCCCTCTTTTCTTAACGCTCCTTTTAGGCATTACGATTTCATGCTCCAAGGTCTATTCCAAACAAAGGTTTTTTTAGAAGAGTTAAACGTTCCTTTGGTTTTCACTTTTGGAGAACCGGTTAGAGAGATTAGCAAGTTGATAAAAGAGGTTAACGCCTGCGCTTTAGTAACGGATTTCAACCCACTGAAGATAGTAAAAAATTGGAAAGAAAACCTAATTCGAGTATTGAATATTCCAGTGTACGAAGTCGATGCCCACAATATTGTTCCTGCTTTCTTCGTTTCTCAAAAACAAGAGTACGGAGCTTACACGTTAAGACCTAAGATAAAAAAGTATTTGAAAGAATTTCTAACATCTTTCCCAGCTCCTAAGAAGATGCCAGTATCGAATTTGGAGTTTGAAAAATTATCTGTGTTCAATAACTTTGAGGAGATTTTGAAAAGGTTAGATGTAGACGGAGCTGTTGCACCTGTGAATTGGCTAAAACCTGGATTTACCGAGGGTATGAGACTGTTTGAGGAGTTCTCAAGAAAGAAACTGAAGTTGTACAAGGACCTTCGAAACGACCCTACAAAGGATGTAACATCGAATCTTTCTGCTTATCTACACTTTGGGCAGATTGCTCCACAACGTGTAGCTCTGGAAATAATACAATACGAACGTTATTATCCAGAAAGTGTTGCAGATTTTTTAGAAGAGCTCATAGTTCGCAGAGAACTCGCTGATAATTTTTGTTTGTACAACGAAAATTACGATTCGTTCGACGGGTTTCCTGAATGGGCAAAGAAGTCCTTGAACGCACATAGGAACGATAAACGTGAGTATATCTATTCACTTGAAGAATTTGAAAAAGCAAAAACCCATGATGATTTGTGGAATGCAGCGCAAATTGAGATGGTAAAGAAAGGGAAAATGCATGGGTATTTGAGAATGTACTGGGCAAAGAAGATACTTGAATGGACACGCTCGCCAGAAGATGCTTTGAAATTTGCAATATATCTCAACGATAAATACGAACTAGACGGTAGGGACCCTAATGGATACACAGGAATTGCCTGGGCAATCGGCGGTGTTCACGATAGACCATGGGCAGAAAGACCCATCTTTGGGATGGTTAGATATATGAGCTACGAAGGGTGCAAAAGAAAGTTTAGCATTGAAAAATACATACAATACGTTGAAAACATTAAAAATGCTTAG
- a CDS encoding DUF429 domain-containing protein — MVLFKYEEEFYYFVGIDPSWTGRKPTAVVVVKLNNQVKKFELQRYIYTKNIKEIVETISSLEKPSVIGVDAPLVITNMYGHRENELEFLRKYPIKIPLYPVNSSLYKSFFPTTLYKELNKIGFSFENHNIFEVYPHATLGALFFGRLFSYKRGKKEERLTRLKVIEEKVSQYVDFPNISFKSLKEREDCDDALICALTVFLPTTENSLVFGSSSDGLLLVPFPRFTQENREELDNS, encoded by the coding sequence ATGGTTTTGTTCAAATATGAAGAGGAATTTTACTATTTTGTAGGTATAGACCCTTCATGGACTGGGCGAAAGCCAACCGCAGTCGTTGTAGTAAAACTAAACAACCAGGTGAAAAAGTTCGAATTACAACGATACATCTACACAAAGAATATTAAGGAAATAGTGGAGACTATCTCATCTTTGGAAAAGCCATCGGTGATAGGTGTCGACGCACCTTTGGTTATAACAAACATGTATGGACACAGAGAGAACGAACTTGAGTTTCTTAGAAAATATCCTATCAAAATCCCACTATATCCTGTAAATAGCAGTTTGTACAAATCGTTTTTCCCAACAACGTTGTACAAGGAGTTAAACAAAATCGGTTTTAGTTTTGAAAACCACAATATTTTCGAAGTATATCCACACGCTACGTTAGGAGCTTTATTTTTTGGAAGATTGTTTAGCTATAAAAGGGGCAAAAAGGAGGAAAGGCTGACAAGACTGAAAGTCATAGAAGAAAAAGTTTCCCAATATGTTGATTTTCCGAATATTTCCTTTAAGTCACTCAAAGAAAGAGAAGACTGTGATGATGCTCTAATCTGTGCTTTGACGGTTTTTCTTCCAACAACTGAAAATTCTCTAGTATTTGGCAGTTCTTCAGATGGTTTGTTGCTTGTACCTTTCCCAAGATTTACTCAAGAGAACAGAGAGGAGTTAGACAATTCATGA
- a CDS encoding DDE-type integrase/transposase/recombinase — translation MNNSTLSCPKCGSTSLYKNGHDKYGNQQFLCKLCHHSFKLSHSHKRKNFSFPYPKCTSCGKSMQIYKVRRSFVVFRCRACRTKDRVPFNLPEPVTLIPEKFKYFRFPIFFVLKAFVLYMKHNMSYRSLAHSLNIKVSHVTIYKWVIKLCTLFSVLFPTFTIENVFSVHADETVLVFKEQKYYVWLLVDHETNLILCWHVSKYRDMGQVKVLLEKFFGNSKPRNIELITDGLGAYESAVKLLFRNINHVVVPLGKNNQCESKFSLLKDFFRLKRGLKNTKNLAKYIQGFCVVKNLWKTHNGNINLILSHLHSFITTS, via the coding sequence ATGAACAACTCAACGCTCTCTTGTCCAAAATGCGGTTCCACCAGCTTATACAAAAACGGTCATGACAAATACGGTAACCAACAATTCCTTTGCAAACTCTGCCATCATTCTTTCAAACTCTCCCATTCTCACAAACGCAAAAACTTCTCTTTCCCTTATCCCAAATGCACTTCTTGTGGTAAATCTATGCAAATTTACAAAGTCCGTCGCTCTTTCGTTGTCTTCCGTTGTAGAGCTTGTCGTACCAAAGATAGAGTACCTTTTAACCTCCCCGAACCAGTCACCCTTATTCCTGAGAAATTTAAATACTTCCGCTTCCCTATCTTTTTCGTCTTAAAGGCTTTCGTTTTGTATATGAAACACAATATGTCTTATCGCTCTCTTGCTCATTCTCTTAATATCAAAGTATCTCATGTCACCATATACAAATGGGTTATTAAATTGTGTACTTTATTCTCTGTACTTTTTCCAACATTTACCATCGAAAATGTTTTCTCAGTTCATGCTGATGAAACTGTTCTTGTGTTCAAAGAACAAAAGTACTATGTTTGGCTATTAGTTGATCACGAAACTAACTTAATTCTTTGTTGGCATGTCTCAAAGTATCGTGATATGGGACAAGTCAAAGTATTGCTCGAGAAGTTCTTTGGTAATTCAAAACCTAGAAACATTGAACTTATTACTGATGGACTTGGTGCATATGAAAGTGCAGTAAAGCTGTTGTTCAGAAATATCAATCACGTAGTGGTACCGCTCGGTAAAAACAATCAATGCGAATCCAAGTTTTCATTGTTGAAAGACTTTTTCCGACTCAAGCGAGGGCTGAAGAATACGAAGAATTTAGCGAAATATATTCAAGGATTTTGTGTAGTGAAGAATCTTTGGAAAACGCACAATGGTAATATCAATCTCATTCTTTCACACTTACACTCTTTCATCACTACAAGTTAA
- a CDS encoding AAA-like domain-containing protein — protein MRRFCTTGPVDKETCYYVERPVEMQKALEYIENYRYFTISAPRQTGKTTFLNDVRDKIKDKYLSIFLSFETYFTNNKNEFLKVFVDDIKRSIKWDYGKDVDIAVPENMEGIKGLFERLYEIEEKEIVLMIDEFELMNNSEVMNSFLHVIRGIYHRKKEVKLRSVILISVGYLSGVLSDNASPFNIAEHLWLPYFTKEQVYDLLSQHENETGQMFDEQVKELIWHNAAGQPGLTNALAYDLVENKAKNEKIITKQHFDKTLYDFLKVYINRNMENIVAKAKKEQEIMLRILFDPNKVEFDISDERIKFLYLHGVIDNCEGVCCVKVPLYYKKLYSYFKPKINGERDYMITLKDTIKTYITQDGGIDLNKLLERYIRYIEQRGGIMFNGRNYYEGVYQYNLDQFLSTYVEIIGGKVYPEAQICGGRVDLLVNVNNKEYLIEVKSNIWYDEYEKGKRQLLEYIKRRGLNEGWYVIFEKEIEESKYEKEEIEGRVLHIWWIKTGYEKPSRM, from the coding sequence ATGAGACGATTCTGCACCACAGGACCGGTCGATAAAGAAACTTGCTATTACGTTGAACGACCAGTTGAAATGCAAAAAGCTCTTGAATACATCGAAAATTATCGATACTTCACCATCTCTGCTCCCAGACAAACTGGGAAAACTACGTTTTTAAACGATGTAAGAGACAAAATCAAAGACAAATACCTTTCTATTTTTCTTTCCTTTGAAACCTATTTTACCAACAACAAAAATGAATTTCTCAAAGTATTTGTTGATGATATAAAACGAAGCATAAAATGGGATTATGGAAAAGATGTAGATATAGCTGTACCAGAAAATATGGAAGGCATAAAGGGATTGTTTGAAAGATTGTATGAAATTGAAGAAAAAGAGATAGTACTGATGATAGATGAATTTGAGCTGATGAATAATTCGGAAGTAATGAACAGCTTTTTACATGTGATAAGGGGGATATATCACAGAAAAAAAGAAGTGAAATTAAGAAGCGTGATACTGATAAGTGTAGGGTATTTAAGCGGGGTACTCTCAGATAACGCAAGTCCGTTCAATATAGCGGAACACCTTTGGCTTCCGTATTTTACCAAAGAACAAGTGTACGATTTACTCTCCCAACACGAAAACGAAACAGGGCAAATGTTCGATGAGCAAGTCAAAGAATTAATCTGGCACAACGCAGCTGGACAACCAGGATTAACAAACGCTCTTGCATACGATTTAGTCGAAAACAAAGCTAAGAATGAGAAAATCATTACCAAACAACACTTTGATAAAACACTATACGATTTCCTCAAAGTGTACATAAATAGAAACATGGAAAACATCGTTGCAAAGGCAAAAAAAGAACAAGAGATAATGCTCCGTATATTGTTTGACCCAAATAAGGTGGAGTTTGATATAAGCGATGAGAGGATAAAGTTTTTATACTTACACGGAGTGATAGACAACTGCGAAGGAGTATGCTGTGTCAAAGTACCGTTGTATTACAAAAAGCTTTATTCTTACTTCAAACCAAAAATTAATGGTGAGCGAGATTACATGATAACGCTCAAAGACACGATAAAAACGTACATAACCCAAGATGGTGGGATAGATTTAAACAAATTACTTGAACGATACATCCGATACATTGAGCAACGAGGCGGGATAATGTTCAATGGAAGAAATTACTACGAAGGCGTTTACCAATACAACTTGGATCAATTCTTGAGTACGTACGTTGAGATAATCGGAGGGAAAGTGTACCCAGAAGCACAAATATGTGGAGGACGAGTCGATTTACTTGTGAACGTGAACAACAAAGAATACCTGATAGAAGTAAAATCGAATATATGGTACGACGAATATGAGAAAGGGAAAAGGCAGTTGTTGGAATACATAAAAAGAAGAGGATTAAACGAAGGATGGTATGTGATATTTGAGAAAGAAATAGAAGAGAGTAAGTATGAGAAAGAAGAAATAGAAGGCAGAGTATTGCATATCTGGTGGATAAAGACAGGATATGAAAAACCGTCGAGAATGTAA